A region of Pyxidicoccus parkwaysis DNA encodes the following proteins:
- a CDS encoding fibronectin type III domain-containing protein, which translates to MPPLRHLLRAGPTVLVALTALLMTLLPVQALAADRGEWAPYVAYSVGDIASYAGRAYDCRQSHTSLPGWEPPNVLALWLERSGPPPVDTQAPSTPSQVTSPAKTYDSVSLSWGASTDNVGVTGYEIFVNGGTSASATTSGATSVTVTGLAANTTYTFTVKARDAAGNRSAASAAYSTTTPARPDPDVQAPSAPGNLRSTGVSGSSVSLAWNASTDNVGVTGYEIFVNGGTSASATTTGATSVTVTGLAANTSYTFTAKARDAAGNRSVPSNSVSATTTGPQPSGSRVIVGYWHNFDNGSTNIRLRDVSPKFNVIQVAFAEPAGSASNMTFTPYNSTVADFKADIAYLKSQGRKVLISIGGANGTVHLDDATARQTFVTSMQSLIDTYGFDGMDLDLEGSSLSLNGGDTDFRNPTTPRILNLIQATRDLLNRNGAGFMLTMAPETAYVQGGMAAYGGPWGAYLPVIHALRDRLTYLHVQHYNTGTVMALDGRAYAQSTPDFHVAMAEMLLQGFPVGGNTSAMFPALSPEQVVIGLPSSPQAAGGGYTTPANVQKALDYLIKGQSFGGTYVLRKTSGYPGFKGLMTWSINWDKFTNFEFSNSHRAYLDALP; encoded by the coding sequence ATGCCGCCGCTGCGTCACCTCCTCCGGGCGGGCCCCACCGTCCTCGTGGCCCTCACCGCCTTGTTGATGACCCTGCTCCCCGTTCAGGCACTCGCCGCGGACCGTGGCGAGTGGGCTCCCTACGTGGCCTACAGCGTGGGGGACATCGCCTCCTATGCGGGCAGGGCCTACGACTGCCGCCAATCCCATACGTCGCTCCCGGGCTGGGAGCCGCCCAACGTCCTGGCACTCTGGCTGGAGCGCTCGGGTCCTCCGCCCGTGGATACCCAGGCGCCATCCACGCCCTCGCAAGTCACGTCTCCGGCGAAGACGTATGACAGCGTCTCGCTGTCCTGGGGCGCATCCACCGACAACGTCGGCGTCACCGGCTACGAAATCTTCGTCAACGGCGGCACATCCGCGTCCGCCACCACCTCTGGCGCGACGAGCGTCACCGTGACGGGGCTCGCGGCGAACACCACGTACACGTTCACCGTGAAGGCCCGTGACGCCGCCGGCAACCGCTCGGCGGCCAGCGCTGCTTACAGCACCACGACGCCCGCCAGGCCCGACCCGGACGTCCAGGCCCCCAGCGCGCCGGGCAACCTGCGCTCCACGGGCGTCAGCGGGAGCAGCGTCTCGCTGGCGTGGAATGCGTCCACCGACAACGTCGGCGTCACCGGCTACGAAATCTTCGTCAATGGAGGCACGTCCGCGTCCGCCACCACCACGGGCGCCACCAGCGTCACCGTGACGGGCCTGGCGGCGAACACCTCGTACACCTTCACCGCGAAGGCCCGTGACGCCGCCGGCAATCGCTCGGTGCCGAGCAACAGCGTGTCCGCGACCACCACGGGCCCCCAGCCGTCGGGCAGCAGGGTCATCGTGGGTTACTGGCACAACTTCGACAACGGCTCGACCAACATCCGGCTGCGCGATGTCTCACCGAAGTTCAACGTCATCCAGGTCGCGTTCGCCGAGCCGGCGGGAAGCGCGAGCAACATGACCTTCACGCCGTACAACTCGACGGTCGCCGACTTCAAGGCGGACATCGCGTACCTCAAGAGCCAGGGCCGCAAGGTCCTCATCTCCATTGGCGGCGCGAATGGCACGGTGCACCTGGATGACGCCACCGCCCGGCAGACCTTCGTCACCAGCATGCAGTCGCTCATCGACACGTATGGCTTTGACGGGATGGACCTGGACCTGGAGGGCAGCTCGCTGTCGCTCAACGGCGGGGATACCGACTTCCGCAATCCCACCACGCCGCGCATCCTCAACCTGATTCAGGCCACGCGGGACCTCCTGAACCGCAATGGCGCGGGCTTCATGCTCACCATGGCGCCCGAGACGGCCTATGTGCAGGGCGGCATGGCCGCCTATGGTGGACCCTGGGGGGCCTACCTGCCCGTCATCCACGCGCTGCGCGACCGGCTGACGTACCTGCACGTGCAGCACTACAACACCGGCACGGTCATGGCGCTGGATGGTCGGGCCTATGCGCAGAGCACTCCGGACTTCCACGTGGCCATGGCGGAGATGCTCCTGCAAGGCTTCCCCGTGGGAGGCAACACCAGCGCGATGTTCCCGGCACTGAGCCCCGAGCAGGTCGTCATTGGTCTGCCGTCCTCGCCCCAGGCGGCGGGTGGCGGATACACGACTCCCGCCAACGTGCAGAAGGCGCTCGACTACCTCATCAAGGGCCAGTCCTTCGGCGGCACCTACGTCCTCCGCAAGACCTCGGGCTACCCCGGCTTCAAGGGGCTGATGACCTGGTCCATCAACTGGGACAAGTTCACCAACTTCGAGTTCTCCAACAGCCACCGCGCGTACCTGGACGCCCTGCCGTAG
- a CDS encoding extracellular catalytic domain type 1 short-chain-length polyhydroxyalkanoate depolymerase, which produces MRSNTSSSRVSIPARESLGGLRLLSRVIPLAWLLCGGCAHGANASAPLQEGTLDSGGKTRSFIYRVPGDKGPHPLVIALHGRLGQGRNQEQLSHLAELSAREGFIVVVPDGVRRSWADARGVTPASQQGVDDVRFVSDLIDHFVKTAGADPARVYVIGMSNGGIMAVTLACRLSERITAVASVTGGMPESLGTTCAPSRPVPIAFFMGDQDPFMPYAGGALGEDRGRVLPSREAAARWAALDGCAAGPALEELPDVDPQDGTRVERATWKDCHGGAEVRLYTVKGGGHTWPGGTAYARERLIGRTSRDLDASREAWELFSRFTAKPRGSGAP; this is translated from the coding sequence ATGCGCTCCAACACTTCCTCCTCGCGTGTCTCCATCCCGGCACGCGAGTCACTCGGTGGACTGCGGCTGCTGTCCCGGGTGATTCCCCTGGCGTGGCTGCTGTGCGGCGGCTGTGCGCATGGCGCCAATGCATCCGCGCCCCTTCAGGAGGGGACGCTCGACAGCGGCGGGAAGACCCGCTCGTTCATCTACCGGGTGCCCGGGGACAAGGGGCCGCACCCGCTGGTCATCGCGCTCCACGGGCGACTGGGCCAGGGCCGCAACCAGGAGCAATTGAGCCACCTCGCCGAACTGTCCGCGCGCGAGGGCTTCATCGTCGTCGTCCCCGACGGCGTGCGGCGCTCGTGGGCGGATGCGCGCGGCGTCACCCCGGCCTCGCAGCAGGGCGTGGATGACGTGCGCTTCGTGTCCGACCTCATCGACCACTTCGTGAAGACGGCTGGAGCGGACCCTGCCCGCGTCTACGTCATCGGCATGTCCAACGGCGGCATCATGGCGGTGACGCTGGCGTGCCGGCTCTCGGAGCGCATCACCGCGGTGGCCTCCGTCACCGGAGGCATGCCGGAGTCACTGGGCACCACCTGCGCGCCCTCGCGCCCGGTGCCCATTGCCTTCTTCATGGGAGACCAGGACCCGTTCATGCCGTACGCGGGAGGCGCGCTGGGCGAGGACCGGGGACGCGTGCTCCCCTCGCGCGAGGCGGCGGCGCGCTGGGCGGCACTGGATGGCTGCGCGGCAGGGCCCGCCCTGGAGGAACTACCCGACGTGGACCCCCAGGACGGCACGCGCGTGGAGCGCGCCACGTGGAAGGACTGCCACGGCGGCGCGGAGGTGCGGCTCTACACCGTGAAGGGCGGCGGACACACGTGGCCGGGCGGCACGGCCTACGCGCGGGAGCGGCTCATCGGACGCACGTCGCGCGACCTGGATGCCTCGCGCGAGGCCTGGGAGCTCTTCTCGCGCTTCACCGCGAAGCCGCGGGGAAGCGGAGCGCCGTGA
- a CDS encoding methyltransferase domain-containing protein, giving the protein MNAEFPETPEAVARHYDFITPFYEIVGSRSLHYGYWPRGETGGSFGEAQQRFTDLLIHQLGSQQGQRVLDVGCGLGEPATRLARSTGCKVEGITISPSQAAQAEQWARLHDPSGQTKFHCADAMALPFPDGSFDAAWAVESMFHMPDHAKVLREVARVLRPGGRLLVADLVLSAEVTPREQSFLQHAFVARAFLTAETYPKLMSDAGFDVEQVLDVSANVMATFDAVAAAIQEKEAEVRRVYGDAFLSGVKDQWARISQSASRCMGYLVLTAKRRSR; this is encoded by the coding sequence ATGAACGCGGAATTCCCAGAGACACCGGAAGCCGTGGCGCGGCATTACGACTTCATCACGCCGTTCTACGAAATCGTCGGCAGCAGGAGTCTGCACTACGGCTATTGGCCCCGAGGTGAGACCGGCGGCTCTTTTGGCGAGGCACAGCAGCGCTTCACCGATTTGTTGATACACCAGCTCGGAAGCCAGCAGGGCCAGCGCGTGCTCGACGTCGGGTGTGGCCTCGGAGAGCCGGCGACACGGCTCGCGCGGAGCACGGGCTGCAAGGTGGAAGGAATCACCATCAGTCCGAGCCAGGCCGCTCAGGCCGAGCAGTGGGCACGCCTCCATGACCCGAGCGGTCAGACGAAGTTCCACTGTGCTGACGCCATGGCGCTGCCGTTCCCGGACGGTTCCTTCGATGCCGCGTGGGCCGTGGAGTCGATGTTTCACATGCCAGACCACGCCAAGGTGCTTCGCGAGGTGGCGCGCGTTCTGCGTCCCGGCGGACGGCTGCTCGTGGCAGACCTCGTCCTCTCCGCGGAGGTGACACCGCGGGAGCAGTCCTTCCTCCAGCACGCGTTCGTCGCCCGGGCGTTCCTCACCGCCGAGACCTATCCGAAGCTCATGAGCGACGCGGGCTTTGACGTCGAACAGGTCCTGGACGTGAGCGCGAACGTGATGGCGACGTTCGACGCGGTGGCCGCCGCCATCCAGGAGAAGGAGGCGGAGGTCCGGCGGGTGTATGGCGATGCATTCTTGTCGGGCGTCAAGGACCAGTGGGCGCGCATCAGCCAGAGCGCGTCCCGCTGCATGGGCTACCTCGTGCTCACCGCGAAGCGGCGCTCCCGCTGA